In the Mycolicibacter sp. MU0102 genome, one interval contains:
- the dapD gene encoding 2,3,4,5-tetrahydropyridine-2,6-dicarboxylate N-succinyltransferase: MTSVTGASGVGVATLAADGSVLDTWFPAPELGGSGQPGTTRLGADEVPAELAGLLGADEDRGTETVAVRTVIGSLDDTAVDAYDAYLRLHLLSHRLVAPHGLNAGGLFGVLTNVVWTNYGPCAVEGFESTRARLRRRGPVTVYGVDKFPRMVDYVLPSGVRIADADRVRLGAHLASGTTVMHEGFVNFNAGTLGASMVEGRISAGVVVGDGSDVGGGASIMGTLSGGGTQVISIGKRCLLGANAGLGIPLGDDCVVEAGLYVTAGTKVTLPDGSTAKARDLAGGNNLLFRRNSQTGAVEVVARDGQGIALNEDLHAN, from the coding sequence CTGACCAGCGTGACTGGAGCTTCGGGCGTCGGGGTAGCGACGCTGGCCGCGGACGGATCTGTGCTCGACACCTGGTTTCCCGCACCGGAGTTGGGCGGCTCGGGCCAGCCCGGGACCACCCGCCTTGGCGCGGACGAAGTGCCCGCCGAGCTGGCCGGGTTGCTCGGCGCCGACGAGGACCGCGGCACCGAGACGGTTGCGGTGCGCACCGTTATCGGGTCGCTCGACGACACCGCCGTCGACGCCTACGACGCCTACCTGCGCCTGCACCTGCTGTCGCACCGACTGGTGGCGCCGCACGGGCTCAACGCCGGCGGACTGTTCGGAGTGCTGACCAACGTGGTCTGGACCAACTACGGGCCCTGTGCCGTCGAGGGCTTCGAGTCGACTCGCGCCCGGTTGCGCCGCCGCGGCCCGGTGACGGTCTATGGGGTGGACAAGTTCCCCCGCATGGTCGACTACGTACTGCCGTCCGGCGTGCGCATCGCCGACGCCGACCGGGTGCGCCTCGGTGCGCACCTGGCGTCTGGGACCACGGTGATGCACGAAGGATTCGTCAACTTCAACGCCGGCACGCTGGGCGCCTCCATGGTCGAGGGCCGCATCTCGGCGGGCGTGGTGGTCGGTGACGGCTCCGATGTCGGCGGCGGCGCTTCGATCATGGGCACGCTGTCCGGCGGTGGGACCCAGGTGATTTCGATCGGCAAGCGCTGCCTGCTGGGTGCGAACGCCGGGCTGGGCATCCCGCTGGGCGACGACTGCGTGGTCGAGGCCGGACTGTATGTCACCGCCGGCACCAAGGTCACCCTGCCCGACGGCAGCACGGCCAAGGCCCGCGATCTGGCCGGCGGCAACAACTTGCTGTTCCGCCGCAACTCGCAGACCGGCGCGGTCGAGGTGGTGGCCCGGGACGGCCAGGGCATCGCCCTCAACGAAGACCTGCACGCCAACTAA
- a CDS encoding AAA family ATPase, with translation MPIRWNVPEHSAALHQLTAALDPGGARAGAVVLGPDGCGKSTLARLAAEDYADRHPGTRVCWVIGTPAERNVPFGAFSHLVAVDDIGKPAALLRAARASLVEAGGELLLVVDDAHLLDILSATLVYQVALAGTARVIVTGRADCAPAPPPPITALWGDDLLTRIDVTALDEVGAVREAGRDVDAFVAGLPTDARTVLDYLAVFEPLALVDLISLTSADAVRRAEELGAVETRARGGREPDPVVYTAHPLFAERARGALGVDEARARRTEVVGALAARPCAHVGEQLRLAALAADSAAPQPVAEVVDAAQQALRLGDLQLGERLARHALDRSDALAARLALAHALGWQGRGRDADGVLAAVDPAGLSEPELMAWALPRAANQFFMLGEPERATAFLAATRGRVTGAAPRITLDALGATFAMNAGNIGRAVQAATEVLADPAADDMAVAWAGSAAALCAARSGRFDDVGPLARRALDAEHPGVLRFTVGLAEITALLMADRLAQARELAWQFTDFAELSQPGRAIGEVLVAQVLIAAEEYDAATKMLAPAAATLERTGYSWGPLSLTLLATALARQADIAGAAKALSRAESRHGTKSALFAPELGVARAWQRAGMRDQHGAIAAAREAARMAERTGQSAVALQAWDTAAQLGDARAVDSLSRLCDEVDCAFGRTALARLRG, from the coding sequence ATGCCGATCCGGTGGAACGTCCCCGAGCATTCGGCGGCGTTGCATCAGCTCACCGCAGCACTCGATCCCGGCGGGGCCCGGGCCGGCGCGGTGGTACTCGGTCCCGACGGGTGCGGCAAGTCCACCCTGGCTCGGTTAGCGGCCGAGGATTACGCCGACCGCCATCCCGGGACCCGGGTGTGCTGGGTGATCGGCACCCCCGCCGAGCGCAACGTGCCGTTCGGCGCCTTCAGCCATCTGGTTGCGGTGGACGACATCGGCAAGCCTGCCGCACTGCTGCGGGCGGCGCGCGCGTCGTTGGTCGAGGCGGGGGGCGAGCTGCTGCTGGTGGTCGACGACGCCCATCTGCTCGACATCTTGTCGGCGACGCTGGTCTACCAGGTGGCGCTGGCCGGGACGGCCCGGGTGATCGTCACCGGGCGTGCGGACTGTGCCCCTGCGCCTCCGCCGCCGATCACCGCGCTGTGGGGCGACGATCTGCTGACTCGCATCGACGTCACCGCCTTAGACGAGGTGGGCGCGGTGCGTGAGGCCGGTCGCGACGTGGACGCCTTCGTGGCGGGGTTGCCGACCGACGCCCGTACGGTGCTGGACTACCTGGCCGTCTTCGAGCCACTGGCGCTGGTCGATCTGATCAGCCTCACCAGCGCCGACGCGGTCCGCCGGGCCGAGGAGCTGGGCGCGGTGGAGACCCGCGCTCGCGGCGGCCGCGAACCGGACCCGGTGGTCTACACCGCGCACCCGCTGTTCGCCGAGCGGGCCCGCGGGGCTTTAGGAGTCGACGAGGCGCGTGCCCGGCGTACCGAAGTGGTGGGCGCGCTGGCAGCCCGGCCCTGCGCACACGTCGGCGAGCAGCTGCGGCTGGCGGCGCTGGCCGCCGACAGCGCCGCGCCCCAGCCCGTCGCCGAGGTGGTGGACGCCGCCCAGCAGGCGTTGCGGCTGGGCGACCTACAACTGGGTGAGCGGCTGGCCCGTCACGCCCTGGATCGGTCGGACGCACTGGCGGCCCGACTGGCCTTGGCGCACGCGCTGGGCTGGCAGGGCCGCGGGCGAGACGCCGACGGGGTACTGGCGGCCGTCGACCCGGCCGGTCTCAGCGAGCCGGAGTTGATGGCCTGGGCGCTGCCGCGGGCCGCCAATCAGTTCTTCATGCTGGGCGAGCCCGAACGCGCCACCGCCTTCCTGGCGGCCACGCGTGGCCGGGTGACCGGTGCGGCCCCGCGCATCACTCTGGATGCGCTCGGCGCCACCTTCGCGATGAATGCCGGCAATATCGGCCGCGCCGTGCAGGCCGCCACCGAGGTCCTTGCCGACCCGGCCGCCGACGACATGGCGGTGGCCTGGGCGGGCAGCGCCGCAGCCCTGTGCGCGGCGCGATCCGGCCGGTTCGACGACGTCGGCCCCTTAGCGCGCCGTGCGCTGGACGCCGAACATCCCGGGGTGCTGCGATTCACCGTCGGGCTCGCCGAGATCACCGCACTGTTGATGGCCGATCGACTCGCGCAGGCGCGCGAGCTCGCCTGGCAGTTCACCGATTTCGCCGAGCTGTCCCAGCCTGGCCGGGCGATCGGCGAGGTGCTGGTGGCGCAGGTGCTGATCGCGGCCGAAGAGTACGACGCCGCGACCAAAATGTTGGCACCGGCCGCGGCCACGCTGGAACGCACCGGCTACTCGTGGGGGCCGCTGTCGCTGACGCTGCTGGCCACTGCGTTGGCCCGCCAGGCCGACATCGCCGGCGCGGCAAAGGCGTTGAGCCGGGCCGAATCCCGGCACGGCACCAAGTCGGCGCTGTTCGCTCCGGAGCTGGGGGTGGCGCGAGCTTGGCAACGGGCCGGTATGCGCGATCAGCATGGGGCGATCGCCGCGGCCCGCGAAGCCGCCCGGATGGCCGAGCGCACCGGGCAGTCGGCGGTGGCGTTGCAGGCCTGGGACACCGCCGCCCAGCTCGGGGATGCCCGGGCCGTCGACTCGCTGAGCCGGCTGTGCGACGAGGTCGACTGCGCGTTCGGCCGGACCGCGCTGGCGCGGCTTAGGGGCTGA
- the dapE gene encoding succinyl-diaminopimelate desuccinylase: MLDLHSDPIALTAALVDIPSESRHEALIADQVEAALRAQAPGFEIIRDGDAVLARTHLGRPNRVLLAGHLDTVPAAGNLPSRRTTTADEGDVLHGCGTVDMKSGVAVFLHLAATLTEPVHDLTCVFYDCEEIEAAANGLGRIERNLPDWLAADLAILGEPTGGYIEAGCQGTLRVVVTAAGTRAHSARSWLGDNAIHNLGAVLNRLSAYQPRSIDIDGCVYREGLSAVRIDGGVAGNVIPDAASVTVNFRFAPDRTPHEALIHVQEVFDGLHVKIEQTDVAAGALPGLTAPAAAALVAAADGQVRAKYGWTDVSRFAARGIPAVNYGPGDPNLAHTVDERVPVQQISAVAELLRGFLSP; this comes from the coding sequence GTGCTGGACCTGCACTCCGACCCGATTGCCCTGACCGCGGCGCTGGTGGACATCCCCAGCGAGTCGCGGCACGAAGCGCTGATCGCCGACCAGGTCGAAGCCGCGCTGCGGGCGCAGGCGCCCGGCTTCGAGATCATTCGCGACGGTGACGCGGTGCTGGCCCGCACCCACCTGGGGCGCCCGAATCGGGTGCTGCTGGCCGGGCATCTGGACACCGTGCCGGCGGCCGGCAATCTGCCCAGCCGGCGCACCACCACCGCCGACGAGGGTGACGTGCTGCATGGTTGCGGCACCGTCGACATGAAATCCGGCGTCGCCGTCTTTCTGCACCTGGCCGCCACCCTCACCGAGCCCGTGCACGATCTGACCTGCGTGTTCTACGACTGCGAGGAGATCGAGGCAGCCGCCAACGGGCTGGGCCGCATCGAACGCAACCTGCCGGACTGGCTGGCGGCTGACCTCGCCATCCTCGGCGAGCCCACCGGCGGCTACATCGAGGCCGGCTGCCAGGGCACACTGCGGGTCGTCGTCACCGCGGCCGGCACCCGGGCGCATTCGGCGCGGTCCTGGCTGGGCGACAACGCCATCCACAACCTGGGGGCAGTGCTGAATCGGCTGTCCGCTTACCAGCCGCGCAGTATCGACATCGATGGCTGCGTCTACCGCGAGGGCCTGTCGGCGGTGCGCATCGACGGCGGGGTGGCCGGCAACGTCATCCCCGATGCCGCGAGCGTGACCGTGAACTTCCGCTTCGCCCCGGACCGCACGCCCCATGAGGCGCTGATCCACGTGCAGGAGGTTTTCGACGGCCTGCACGTCAAGATCGAGCAGACCGACGTGGCCGCCGGCGCCCTGCCGGGGCTCACCGCACCAGCCGCCGCCGCGCTGGTGGCCGCCGCTGACGGACAGGTTCGGGCCAAGTACGGCTGGACCGACGTGTCCCGGTTCGCCGCTCGCGGCATCCCCGCGGTCAACTACGGCCCCGGTGATCCCAACCTTGCCCACACCGTCGACGAGCGGGTGCCGGTTCAGCAGATCAGCGCCGTGGCCGAGCTGCTGCGCGGTTTCCTCAGCCCCTAA
- a CDS encoding TIGR00730 family Rossman fold protein, whose amino-acid sequence MRSSEWAVCVYCASGPSDPALLALAAKVGAAIAERGWTLVWGGGNVSAMGALAVAARERGGHTVGVIPKALLHREVADVDADELIVTDTMRERKQVMDDRADAFLTLPGGIGTLEELFETWTGGYLGMHDKEVVLLDPDGHYEGLWTWLSGLIDTGFVSRRAMDRLLVFGEMEAALDACSPGTAGTG is encoded by the coding sequence GTGCGGTCGAGCGAATGGGCGGTCTGTGTCTACTGCGCGTCGGGCCCCAGCGATCCGGCCCTGCTGGCGCTGGCCGCCAAGGTCGGTGCGGCAATCGCCGAGCGGGGTTGGACGTTGGTGTGGGGAGGCGGCAACGTCTCGGCGATGGGCGCGCTCGCCGTGGCCGCCCGCGAGCGCGGCGGACATACCGTCGGCGTGATCCCCAAGGCGCTGCTGCACCGCGAGGTGGCCGATGTCGACGCCGACGAGCTGATCGTCACCGACACCATGCGCGAGCGGAAACAGGTCATGGATGACCGCGCCGACGCTTTCCTGACCCTGCCCGGCGGTATCGGCACGCTGGAAGAGCTGTTCGAGACGTGGACTGGCGGGTATCTGGGCATGCACGACAAAGAGGTGGTGCTACTGGATCCTGATGGCCATTACGAGGGGCTGTGGACATGGCTGTCGGGACTGATCGACACCGGTTTTGTATCCCGGCGTGCGATGGATCGTCTGCTGGTGTTCGGCGAGATGGAGGCGGCGCTGGACGCCTGTTCACCCGGTACCGCCGGTACCGGTTAA